A window of the Chloroflexus sp. Y-396-1 genome harbors these coding sequences:
- a CDS encoding SH3 domain-containing protein — MPPKVDPRDWERLFSGRRRRRGPLHTLVTALVGGLLILGLINAAPFVLRQIEISRETARPTQIALQTREARATAQQAAAQQPTPTFTPSPIPSPPVTPPPIIGRARVINGGNIRSEPRIAAETVIGQICVGDQVELLAEETFAGNNRWYLLRVVATADDCVPQRVRAGTEGWVSATLLSRPEP; from the coding sequence GTGCCACCAAAAGTTGATCCGCGTGATTGGGAACGGCTGTTTAGCGGTCGCCGACGTCGTCGTGGACCACTTCATACCCTCGTTACCGCTCTTGTTGGCGGCCTTCTGATCCTTGGCCTGATAAACGCCGCTCCGTTTGTGCTGCGCCAGATTGAAATCAGTCGCGAGACAGCACGACCGACACAAATCGCCTTGCAGACGCGCGAAGCACGAGCGACAGCTCAGCAAGCAGCCGCCCAACAGCCTACACCGACATTCACCCCATCGCCTATACCTTCTCCGCCGGTAACGCCGCCACCAATTATTGGTCGCGCACGGGTGATCAATGGTGGCAACATTCGCAGTGAACCGCGCATCGCAGCAGAGACGGTTATCGGACAAATCTGCGTTGGAGATCAAGTAGAGCTGTTAGCGGAAGAAACATTCGCAGGCAACAATCGCTGGTACCTGCTGCGTGTCGTTGCTACCGCAGACGATTGCGTGCCGCAACGGGTGAGGGCAGGTACAGAGGGATGGGTGAGTGCCACGCTGCTAAGCCGGCCAGAGCCTTGA
- a CDS encoding phosphatidylglycerol lysyltransferase domain-containing protein — protein MEVTALANIDELPLSWTRTHLTRPRWQAIKLPLSGLTWLAYATLPSTFTLTHLQREYFADSGLLLRGCSLSVASKLAAAGWETIRVGIEGIIDLSSDSLSRRSIRKMTRAALRFGNVIEVPWNPAAVARLRWLAREARYGERPQLRYLFRTVFEPETRLFVFVDTADEWQGALLLTQPTPTTAVTELMLRRVTAPAGVMEALFTTVGQHLNAEGCQTLSLNEVPFYHLEHDLRPLERLITLVGRQMTAVYNASGLYRFKAKLADFWRPVYLCARPRLSILALVDLFTVSGCLELAASGLYRRRAA, from the coding sequence ATGGAGGTCACTGCCCTGGCGAATATCGATGAATTACCGCTCAGTTGGACACGTACCCATCTGACCAGACCGCGCTGGCAGGCGATCAAATTGCCACTTTCAGGGCTGACCTGGTTGGCATACGCCACGCTCCCCTCTACGTTCACGCTAACTCACCTGCAACGTGAGTATTTTGCCGATTCAGGTCTCCTCTTGCGCGGCTGCTCTCTTAGTGTAGCTAGCAAGTTAGCTGCGGCGGGCTGGGAAACGATTCGGGTTGGGATAGAAGGGATTATTGATCTAAGCAGTGACAGTCTCTCGCGTCGGTCGATCCGCAAGATGACACGGGCTGCGCTCCGTTTCGGTAACGTGATCGAAGTACCCTGGAACCCCGCCGCAGTTGCTCGTTTACGCTGGCTGGCTCGGGAAGCTCGCTACGGTGAGCGACCACAACTGCGTTACCTTTTCCGCACTGTTTTTGAACCAGAGACACGGCTGTTTGTATTTGTTGACACAGCCGATGAATGGCAGGGGGCATTATTGCTGACGCAACCGACCCCAACAACTGCCGTTACCGAATTGATGTTACGTCGAGTCACTGCACCCGCTGGCGTAATGGAAGCACTCTTCACTACTGTTGGGCAGCACCTTAATGCAGAGGGATGTCAGACACTCAGTCTCAATGAAGTTCCCTTTTATCATCTTGAACACGATTTACGTCCACTCGAACGGCTGATCACCCTGGTAGGACGCCAGATGACAGCGGTGTACAACGCAAGTGGCCTCTACCGCTTCAAAGCAAAACTCGCCGACTTCTGGCGCCCTGTCTATCTCTGTGCGCGACCACGGCTCTCGATCCTCGCCCTCGTCGATCTCTTCACGGTATCGGGGTGTCTGGAACTGGCGGCCAGTGGCCTGTATCGCCGGAGAGCAGCGTAG
- a CDS encoding GNAT family N-acetyltransferase: protein MWPFRKPVDLKATTTRPSQPTDVTAVSHLFRAAGRRFLATTGSELYTAVEEGRAAILEFGSDILAVAALSKPIAHVVWLRALAISERLYPRDAIKLLTPALDQVARSHAITQIYYAGDEQTDQWLRAPLEAAGYHHQTDVVVYEKRGWEIPASGNPDVQVRPACAVDLAEVLRLDTRCFEPQWVKDEGILAPAIADGSFFVMAELDGQVVGYSYATSHFGGRLVHLVRIAVDPEQRGRGIGVRLLAEFVTYAAETGAGLLTLNTQAYNHHAQRLYRWFGFAPTGERQPVLCRWL, encoded by the coding sequence ATGTGGCCATTTCGCAAACCGGTCGATCTTAAAGCGACCACTACCCGTCCTAGCCAACCTACCGATGTCACGGCAGTGAGTCACTTGTTTCGTGCTGCCGGTCGTCGCTTTCTGGCTACGACCGGCAGCGAATTGTATACCGCTGTCGAGGAAGGGCGGGCAGCTATATTGGAATTTGGATCTGACATACTGGCCGTTGCCGCATTGAGTAAACCAATTGCTCACGTTGTGTGGCTACGTGCTCTGGCAATCAGTGAACGCTTGTACCCCAGAGATGCCATCAAACTGTTGACTCCGGCTCTCGATCAGGTAGCTCGTAGTCATGCAATTACTCAGATCTATTATGCGGGTGATGAACAGACTGATCAGTGGCTCCGCGCCCCTCTTGAGGCGGCTGGTTACCATCATCAGACTGATGTTGTCGTTTATGAGAAGCGCGGTTGGGAAATTCCAGCAAGTGGTAATCCTGATGTGCAAGTTCGCCCTGCCTGTGCCGTTGATTTAGCTGAAGTGTTGCGACTCGATACGCGCTGTTTTGAGCCACAATGGGTCAAAGACGAAGGAATTCTTGCGCCAGCAATTGCCGATGGTTCATTCTTTGTGATGGCTGAACTTGACGGACAGGTCGTAGGGTACAGTTACGCAACCAGCCATTTTGGCGGCAGGCTTGTGCATCTGGTTCGAATCGCTGTTGATCCAGAACAACGAGGACGTGGTATCGGTGTGCGGTTACTGGCCGAGTTCGTAACCTATGCGGCAGAAACCGGCGCCGGGTTGCTCACTCTGAATACACAGGCGTACAACCATCATGCCCAGCGACTCTATCGTTGGTTCGGCTTCGCGCCGACCGGCGAGCGTCAGCCGGTGCTGTGTCGTTGGTTGTAG
- a CDS encoding glycosyltransferase family 1 protein: MQSLRIGFDARYAGDHFPGIGRYITSLLPELSHLTSQHRLFVFTNIGQTLPALTDTHVEFIPVRSSPFALTQQLELPLLASRLRLDLLHSPYIVKPYLLPCLSVVTIYDVLPLRYPQTLSPNGRRFYRLALRLAARSAHQLITISSVSRDDLAFYLRIPRERIAVTPLAAAPTFTPQPTDVITDMRLRCGLPQHYVLFVGSNKPHKNIDRLLRAWQRVLPELPPSLSDTTLVVAGKFDPRYPLPTVMAAKYGLQERVKVLSHVSDDDLPALYSGALLFVFPSSYEGFGLPPLEAMACGVPVVCAYAGSLPEVVGEAALTVDPHSMHEIADGILRVLRSPALHRFLRQRGQQRATLFSWRATAQATLAVYNQVVAMR, translated from the coding sequence ATGCAATCGCTTCGTATCGGCTTCGATGCTCGTTATGCTGGCGACCATTTTCCCGGTATTGGTCGCTACATCACATCACTCTTACCCGAGCTGAGCCATCTTACTAGTCAGCATCGGCTGTTTGTATTTACTAATATCGGACAAACGCTGCCAGCGTTAACCGATACGCATGTTGAGTTTATTCCGGTGCGCAGTTCACCTTTCGCGTTGACGCAACAACTCGAACTACCGCTCCTTGCCAGCCGGTTACGCCTTGATCTCCTCCATTCGCCCTACATTGTCAAACCGTACCTGCTTCCCTGCCTCTCAGTGGTGACGATTTACGATGTGTTACCGTTACGTTATCCGCAGACACTTAGTCCGAACGGACGACGTTTTTACCGGTTGGCGTTGCGTCTTGCTGCTCGGAGTGCTCATCAACTAATCACGATCTCGTCAGTTTCACGAGATGATCTGGCATTTTATTTGCGAATACCCCGTGAACGGATCGCTGTAACACCGCTGGCTGCCGCCCCTACCTTTACCCCGCAGCCGACGGATGTAATCACCGATATGCGCCTGCGATGCGGCTTACCGCAGCATTATGTGTTATTCGTCGGCTCAAACAAGCCGCACAAAAATATCGACCGTCTATTACGGGCCTGGCAGCGCGTGTTGCCTGAATTGCCGCCCTCACTGTCTGATACTACCTTGGTGGTTGCCGGCAAGTTCGATCCGCGTTACCCGTTGCCGACTGTGATGGCTGCCAAGTACGGCTTGCAGGAGCGGGTCAAAGTGCTCTCTCATGTGAGTGATGACGATCTACCGGCACTTTACAGCGGCGCTCTGCTCTTTGTCTTTCCTTCATCATACGAGGGTTTTGGCTTACCACCGCTTGAAGCAATGGCCTGTGGTGTACCGGTTGTTTGTGCCTATGCGGGCAGTCTGCCAGAAGTGGTTGGTGAGGCGGCGCTCACGGTGGATCCGCACAGTATGCATGAAATTGCCGATGGTATCTTGCGCGTCCTGCGTTCACCTGCCCTACACCGGTTTCTCCGTCAGCGTGGTCAACAGCGAGCGACCCTCTTTTCGTGGCGCGCAACGGCCCAGGCAACCCTGGCTGTGTACAACCAGGTTGTGGCAATGCGGTAG
- a CDS encoding dual specificity protein phosphatase encodes MMRRLRHYVSTQWQRFFGLNISPVTPMLFVGGQFSARQWPAIHQLGVRAVLSLQAERADPFIEPFPIRSLRLLVPDFHPPTLNQLDEGVHFIAQAISDGLPVFVHCHAGVGRAPLMTAAYLMARHGISYRAALTKLHLARPIIRPNRRQLQRLYEYEQLLARRRQSGQPTLLSGDTGHWPPVPDTPIP; translated from the coding sequence ATGATGAGACGACTACGGCACTACGTTTCTACGCAATGGCAACGATTCTTCGGGCTTAACATCTCGCCTGTCACCCCAATGCTCTTTGTTGGCGGTCAGTTCAGCGCCCGGCAATGGCCGGCGATCCATCAGTTGGGTGTTCGTGCGGTGCTCTCGCTCCAGGCCGAGCGTGCCGATCCGTTTATCGAACCATTCCCAATACGCAGTTTACGGCTGCTAGTGCCCGATTTCCATCCCCCAACGCTGAACCAACTCGATGAAGGCGTGCACTTTATCGCGCAGGCAATTAGTGATGGGTTACCGGTCTTCGTCCATTGCCACGCCGGAGTTGGGCGAGCACCACTGATGACGGCTGCATACCTTATGGCCCGTCATGGTATTAGCTATCGTGCTGCTCTGACCAAACTGCACCTCGCACGACCCATTATCCGTCCCAACCGACGACAGTTACAGCGGTTGTACGAATACGAGCAGCTTCTTGCCCGGCGTCGACAATCTGGTCAGCCTACGCTGCTCTCCGGCGATACAGGCCACTGGCCGCCAGTTCCAGACACCCCGATACCGTGA
- a CDS encoding MarR family winged helix-turn-helix transcriptional regulator, producing MDDQTISNAQRLIKLLDCMRAKQPRSPLFEQLSEWGLSISHLRLLSLLAPDREVSMRELAEALNVKPPSLTALTRRLVQNGLVERRPHPADSRIILLSLSDRGRQLHRDLEAERLARMTNLLAGLSHAEQQVFLDLLERAMRT from the coding sequence ATGGATGATCAAACGATCAGCAATGCCCAACGCTTAATCAAGCTGCTCGATTGCATGCGAGCGAAACAGCCGCGTAGCCCACTCTTTGAGCAGCTCAGCGAGTGGGGCTTATCAATATCGCACTTACGACTGCTCAGTCTGCTCGCTCCTGATCGAGAAGTATCGATGCGCGAACTGGCGGAGGCGCTTAACGTCAAACCACCATCGCTAACGGCATTAACCCGTCGACTGGTACAAAACGGTCTAGTCGAGCGGCGGCCACATCCTGCTGATAGCCGGATCATCCTTCTCTCACTGAGCGACCGTGGACGGCAACTGCACCGAGATCTCGAAGCCGAACGGTTGGCACGCATGACGAACCTGCTAGCCGGCTTGAGCCATGCTGAGCAGCAGGTGTTTCTCGATCTACTTGAGCGGGCAATGCGAACGTAA
- a CDS encoding ABC transporter ATP-binding protein, which translates to MMGGLGGPGRMLNTEVQKPKNVLATIARFWPYFYPYWPAIVLTLITITASAQLQVTAPELIGQAVDCYLFPRPDACWYATIDPAATNADRLGGLTGLIGLLLVVFIGGALLQGVAFFSMNWVGQRALRQIREDVFAHIHRLSLGYFARNEAGNVMSRITSDTDTIQQALSFALLSVVNGILQIGLTINAMVQSNLPYALISLSVLPLMILATFYFSTQARRAFRASRRQMGNVNAGLQESIAGAREVQAFNREAESIAQFERANAANRDANIRAASFTSALNPVLEALGYVAIAIVVVVGSISVLRNAPLFGTAVISLGTIFAFIQYVQRFNQPIQQIASLWTNVQNAIAGGERIFGLLDVKPDLVDAPQAYPLPPIKGRVVFDQVWAEYKPGEPVLRNVSFVAEPGQTVAIVGPTGAGKTTLVNLIPRFYDVSAGRVTIDGHDVRDVTTTSLRSQIGIVLQDTFLFADTVMNNIRYGRLTATDDEVIAAAQLVGAHEFIERLPEGYQTVLGERGTGLSQGQRQLIAIARAALANPRILILDEATSSVDTRTERIIQRAFDQLLAGRTSFVIAHRLSTIRNADLVLMVKNGQIVERGTHHELLAQRGAYYELYQQQFASGVETVS; encoded by the coding sequence ATGATGGGAGGACTTGGTGGCCCTGGCCGAATGCTCAATACCGAGGTACAGAAGCCGAAGAATGTGCTGGCAACTATTGCACGCTTCTGGCCCTACTTTTATCCGTACTGGCCTGCCATCGTACTGACATTGATCACCATTACAGCCAGTGCCCAGTTGCAGGTCACCGCACCGGAATTGATCGGACAGGCGGTTGATTGTTATCTCTTTCCACGGCCCGATGCCTGTTGGTATGCCACTATTGACCCGGCAGCCACAAACGCTGACCGCCTAGGTGGGTTGACCGGCCTGATCGGGTTGTTGCTGGTTGTATTTATCGGTGGTGCGCTGTTGCAGGGTGTAGCCTTCTTCAGTATGAACTGGGTTGGTCAACGCGCTTTGCGCCAGATCCGTGAAGATGTATTTGCCCATATTCATCGTCTTTCGCTCGGATATTTTGCCCGTAACGAAGCGGGTAATGTCATGAGCCGAATCACCAGCGATACCGATACGATTCAGCAAGCTCTCAGTTTCGCACTGTTGAGTGTAGTCAATGGCATACTGCAAATTGGTCTCACCATCAATGCCATGGTGCAGAGCAATCTGCCGTACGCGCTCATCAGCCTTAGTGTGCTGCCATTGATGATCCTGGCGACATTCTACTTTTCGACTCAGGCCCGCCGTGCGTTTCGGGCCAGTCGCCGGCAGATGGGCAACGTCAATGCTGGCTTACAAGAGAGCATAGCCGGCGCTCGCGAAGTACAGGCTTTTAACCGTGAAGCCGAGAGTATTGCTCAGTTTGAACGGGCCAACGCCGCGAATCGTGACGCGAATATTCGAGCGGCGAGTTTTACCAGCGCTCTGAACCCAGTTCTTGAAGCGTTAGGTTATGTTGCCATTGCGATAGTGGTCGTCGTCGGTTCTATAAGCGTTCTGCGGAATGCCCCACTCTTCGGGACAGCGGTGATCTCGTTGGGCACAATTTTTGCCTTCATCCAGTATGTCCAGCGCTTCAATCAGCCGATTCAACAAATCGCCTCATTGTGGACAAACGTACAGAATGCGATTGCCGGTGGCGAGCGGATCTTTGGTTTGCTTGATGTCAAGCCTGACCTGGTTGATGCACCACAGGCTTATCCACTACCGCCGATTAAAGGGCGAGTAGTCTTTGATCAAGTGTGGGCGGAATACAAACCGGGTGAGCCGGTGCTGCGCAATGTGAGCTTCGTTGCTGAACCGGGTCAGACCGTTGCCATCGTTGGCCCTACCGGCGCCGGTAAAACGACGCTGGTCAATTTGATCCCGCGTTTCTACGACGTAAGCGCCGGTAGAGTGACGATTGATGGTCACGACGTGCGTGATGTTACGACCACCAGCTTGCGTTCACAGATCGGAATTGTGCTGCAAGACACCTTCTTGTTCGCCGATACGGTGATGAACAATATCCGCTATGGCCGACTCACCGCGACCGATGACGAGGTCATTGCAGCAGCTCAACTGGTTGGCGCCCACGAGTTTATCGAGCGTCTACCCGAGGGGTACCAAACGGTGCTTGGCGAACGGGGCACCGGTCTCAGTCAAGGACAGCGCCAGTTGATAGCAATTGCCCGTGCTGCGCTGGCCAACCCTCGTATTCTGATCCTCGATGAGGCTACCAGCAGTGTTGACACCCGAACGGAACGGATCATTCAGCGGGCCTTTGACCAGTTACTGGCAGGACGAACGAGTTTTGTGATCGCCCACCGGCTGAGTACCATTCGTAATGCCGATCTGGTGCTGATGGTAAAAAATGGCCAAATTGTCGAACGCGGTACTCATCACGAACTGCTGGCCCAGCGTGGCGCATACTACGAGCTGTATCAACAGCAATTCGCCAGCGGTGTAGAGACGGTCTCATGA
- the udk gene encoding uridine kinase: MNTNSIIIGIAGGSASGKTSVAQAILQRVGADRIAHIDHDRYYKDLSHLPLEERAKFNFDHPDALDNDLLVAHLDALCAGQPVDLPTYDYTTYVRLPQTERLEPRPVILVEGILIFYEPVLRRRMQIKLFVDTDADLRFIRRLRRDIAERGRSVDSVIEQYLNTVRPMHLEFVEPTKRYADVIFPGGGRNPIAIDMVVARIEAALQAMA, translated from the coding sequence ATGAACACAAATTCTATCATCATTGGCATTGCTGGCGGGAGCGCCAGTGGCAAGACGAGTGTGGCCCAAGCGATCTTGCAACGGGTCGGCGCTGACCGCATTGCCCATATTGACCACGACCGGTACTACAAGGACCTGAGCCATTTGCCGCTCGAAGAGCGAGCCAAATTTAACTTCGATCATCCCGATGCGCTCGATAACGATCTGTTGGTCGCACATCTCGATGCGCTCTGTGCCGGGCAGCCGGTTGATCTACCAACCTACGACTATACAACCTATGTTCGCTTGCCGCAGACCGAACGGCTCGAACCACGACCGGTTATCCTGGTAGAAGGGATTTTGATCTTCTACGAACCGGTATTGCGACGACGCATGCAGATTAAGTTGTTTGTTGATACCGATGCCGATCTACGTTTTATCAGACGGTTACGTCGTGATATTGCTGAACGTGGGCGTTCGGTCGATTCGGTGATCGAACAGTATCTGAATACCGTGCGTCCGATGCACCTCGAATTCGTTGAACCGACAAAGCGATACGCCGATGTCATTTTCCCTGGGGGTGGACGTAATCCGATTGCGATTGATATGGTCGTTGCGCGGATTGAAGCAGCACTCCAGGCAATGGCTTGA
- a CDS encoding ABC transporter ATP-binding protein: protein MQVQQGLSRSAGRRPTSGALLRAIRYLGNQRRTVLVAYGSLVVATLAQLAVPQLVQNMIDAVTRSVVATRILTEMPAAFQAAAAARLGLTIEELQRDAAQAEGIVINAALLILAFAIMRGIFSFLQSFMAERTSHGLAFDLRNAIFSKIQRMSFSFYDRNQTGQLMVRATDDVERVRTFVAQGLVLAAQSFLLLIGALIVLTFTNWQLTLVIMPLLPLALAIFFIFGRISQPLFLEVQNRLSRLNTILQENIAGIKVVKAFAREPYEEERFDRAATALMEQQIRVNRIFAFLFPVIFLIAQLGQVAILYFGGQQILNGTLALGEYQKFSLYLVYVFFPLGQLGFIIALLAQAGASAERIFEVLDARSEIVERPDAITLPPIQGRVEFRNVTFRYFNSSAPVLQNVSFVVEPGQTVALLGATGSGKTSIINLIPRFYDVSEGAVLIDGYDVREVTIDSLRRQIGIVLQETNLFSGTIRENIAFGRPDAHDEEIIAAAKAAAAHDFIMSFPDGYNTRVGERGMTLSSGQKQRIAIARALLLNPRLLILDDSTSNVDVATEALIQRALDRLMRGRTSFVIAQRISTVRNADLILVLDKGRLVASGTHAELMEQSPIYAEIYASQLIEDAPLPSPNGQIGEGATTL, encoded by the coding sequence ATGCAGGTTCAACAGGGATTATCTCGCTCGGCAGGGCGTCGACCGACTTCTGGCGCCTTACTCCGCGCCATCCGCTACCTCGGTAACCAGCGGCGCACAGTGCTGGTTGCTTACGGTTCGCTGGTTGTAGCCACGCTGGCGCAACTGGCCGTACCACAGTTGGTTCAGAACATGATCGATGCCGTGACACGCAGTGTTGTTGCTACGCGCATCTTAACCGAGATGCCAGCAGCGTTTCAAGCGGCGGCAGCAGCACGGCTCGGTCTAACGATTGAGGAGTTGCAGCGTGATGCGGCTCAGGCAGAAGGAATTGTGATCAATGCCGCCTTGCTCATACTCGCATTTGCAATCATGCGCGGAATCTTTTCGTTCTTGCAGTCGTTTATGGCTGAGCGGACCTCGCATGGTCTGGCCTTTGATCTGCGGAATGCAATTTTCAGCAAGATTCAGCGCATGTCGTTCAGTTTCTACGACCGCAATCAGACCGGGCAATTGATGGTTCGCGCAACCGATGATGTCGAGCGCGTGCGGACATTCGTGGCGCAGGGATTAGTACTGGCAGCGCAGTCGTTTCTCCTCTTGATCGGTGCGTTGATTGTGCTGACCTTTACAAACTGGCAGTTAACGCTGGTCATTATGCCATTATTACCGCTTGCTCTGGCAATCTTTTTTATTTTCGGTCGGATCAGCCAGCCTTTATTTTTGGAAGTACAGAATCGTCTTTCGCGCCTGAATACTATTTTGCAAGAAAATATTGCGGGTATTAAGGTGGTTAAGGCATTTGCCCGCGAACCTTACGAAGAGGAACGGTTTGATCGGGCAGCCACTGCTCTGATGGAGCAGCAGATTCGGGTAAACCGCATTTTCGCCTTTCTATTTCCAGTGATCTTCCTGATTGCCCAGTTAGGGCAGGTAGCGATCCTCTATTTCGGTGGTCAGCAAATCTTGAATGGTACGCTTGCGCTGGGTGAGTATCAAAAGTTCAGCCTCTACCTGGTATACGTCTTTTTCCCACTCGGTCAGCTTGGTTTCATTATTGCGCTCCTAGCTCAGGCTGGGGCCTCTGCCGAACGGATCTTTGAGGTGCTCGATGCCCGAAGTGAGATTGTCGAGCGACCAGACGCAATCACATTGCCGCCCATCCAGGGCCGCGTCGAATTTCGTAATGTCACCTTCCGCTATTTCAATAGCAGTGCCCCCGTCTTGCAGAATGTAAGTTTTGTTGTTGAACCGGGGCAAACAGTCGCACTGCTGGGAGCAACCGGTAGTGGCAAGACCTCGATTATCAATCTTATCCCCCGCTTCTACGATGTAAGTGAGGGGGCGGTGTTGATCGATGGGTACGATGTCCGTGAGGTAACAATTGATAGTCTGCGGCGTCAGATCGGTATTGTATTGCAAGAGACCAATCTCTTCAGTGGTACGATCCGCGAGAATATTGCGTTTGGCCGCCCTGATGCCCATGACGAAGAGATCATTGCTGCTGCTAAGGCTGCGGCAGCTCACGACTTCATCATGAGCTTTCCCGACGGCTATAACACACGGGTGGGTGAACGCGGAATGACCCTCTCTAGCGGGCAAAAACAGCGGATTGCGATTGCCCGTGCGCTGTTGCTGAATCCACGGCTGCTTATTCTCGATGATAGCACCAGTAACGTTGATGTTGCAACTGAAGCGTTGATCCAACGTGCTCTTGACCGTTTGATGCGGGGACGCACCAGTTTCGTCATTGCGCAGCGGATCAGTACGGTGCGGAATGCCGATTTAATCCTCGTGCTCGATAAAGGACGGCTGGTTGCCAGCGGCACGCATGCCGAATTGATGGAACAAAGCCCGATCTACGCCGAAATCTATGCATCGCAGCTCATTGAAGATGCACCATTACCATCCCCGAATGGTCAGATTGGAGAAGGAGCAACAACGCTATGA